GCAACATGCAGTGACGCAAAGTATGGTGGCGGAGCATCAGGCCCTGTCACCCGATTTATTCGAGGCGCAGCGCGCCGGCAGCTTGCTGCTGCGCTTGACCTATGTTGGTAACACCGCGCATGAACCGGTGTTAAGCCGAGTCGCGGCGCAAACCGGTGCCGAATTTGTGATTTTGCAAGGCACGATAGGGCGTATCAAAGATATTCCTTATGGCCAGTTACAAATTGCGTTGACGGCCAGTCCGCAGCAAACCGAAGCAGCCTTGGCTTTGTTGCGTGCCGCCGAGGTGCGGGTGGAATTGATTGCCAGTGAAGGAGGACAGTAAACATGGATTTTTCACACATAGATTGGGAAGATATTGCCCAAGCGACCCTTGATACCCTGACCATGACCGGCGTCTCGCTGGCCTTGACGGTTGCACTCGGCTTGCCCTTGGGTGTGTTGTTGTTCCTGACCGGGAAAAAGCAATTGCTCGAACAGCGCGGCATCTATGCCTTGCTGTCGCTGTTGGTGAATGTACTGCGCTCGGTACCGTTCATTATTTTGCTCATCGTACTCATTCCCTTGACGGTTTTTTTGGTCGGCACCTCGCTAGGCGTGGCCGGCACCATCCCACCCTTGGTCATTGGCACCACACCGTTCTTTGCGCGCTTGGTCGAGAACGTCTTGCGTGAGGTTGATCGCGGCATCATTGAAGCTTGCCAAGCTATGGGCGCGAAAACCTATCAAATCATCATTCATGCCTTGCTGCCGGAAGCCTTGCCTGGTTTGCTGGCGGCCGTAACGGTGACGGCGATTGCGCTGGTCTCGTATGCGGCAATGTCGGGTGTGATCGGCGGCGGTGGTCTCGGTGATCTGGCGCTGCGTTATGGTTATCAACGTTTTCAAACCGATGTCATGGTCGTCACCGTGGCGATTCTGATCTTGCTGGTGCAGTTGCTGCAATTTTTCGGTGACCGGCTGGTACTGCGGTTTACCCGCAAATAAATCTTTGTCTTTCAATTCTGTTTTTTTAAAAAGGAAATCATCATGACATGTTCATTGCAAACCCGATTTACCCACTTAGTCGCCGCCGGCGCGCTGGCGCTGATCGCCACTTCTGCTGCGGCAATCGATACCTTGACGATCGCCGCTACGCCGGTACCGCATGCGGAAATTTTGGAATTCATTAAACCGCAATTGGCCAAGCAAGGCGTGGATTTGAAAATCAAAGTGTTTACCGATTACATACAACCGGCCGTGCAAGTGAATGAAAAGCATCTGGATGGGAATTTTTTCTTGCACCAACCGTATCTGAATGAATTCAAGAAAAGTCATCCTGACGATCTGGAAGTCGTGATCGCAAAAGTGCATGTCGAACCGTTCGCCGCTTATTCGAGTAAATACAAAACCATCGCCGAATTGCCTGACGGTGCTACGGTAGCGATTCCGAATGATCCATCGAATTCGGGCCGCGCCTTGTTGTTATTGGCAAAAAATGGTTTACTTAAATTGAAAGATCCGAGCAATATTTCGGCGACCAAGAAAGACATCATCGACAATCCGAAACACTTGAAATTCAAAGAACTCGAAGCTGCCACGTTGCCGCGGATTCTCAATCAAGTCGATCTGGCGCTGATCAATACCAATTATGCGATCGAAGCCAAACTCAACCCGGTCAAAGATTCCTTGTTGATCGAAGATGCCAATTCGCCGTATGCGAACTTGTTGGTGGCGCGTGAAGATAACAAAAACAGCCCGGCCTTCAAGAAACTGGCAGCGGCATTGAATTCGCCGGAAGTAAAAAAATTCATCCAAGAGAAATACAAGGGCGCAGTCGTTCCAGCGTTTTAAGTTCCTCAGGGCAGGCTTGCATTTACCTGCCTGGGCAGCATATCATGTAGTGAAACACGCCACCCCGGCGTGTTTCACTCTGCCTCTTGCGGGCCAGGCCAGATGACAAATTCCTTTGATGTCAGCGATTACCAGCGTTATGCCCAAGCGGCGCGGTTGGTGGCGCGCACCCATATCAAACTGGTCGAGGCGCTCGATGCCGAATTAGCCGCCTTCGATATCTCTACCGCTCAATACGCGGTGATGGCGGCACTGGTGGCCGGTCGCGCCCATACAGCGGCGCAAATTTGCCATGAATTGTCTTACGATTCCGGTGCCATGACACGCATGCTCGACCGCTTGGCGCACAAAGACTTGCTCTTGCGAAAACGTAGCCTCGACGACCGCCGCACCGTGCTGGTGGAATTGACGGCACACGGCCAAGCTTTATATCCGGCCATGTTAG
The sequence above is drawn from the Undibacterium sp. CCC3.4 genome and encodes:
- a CDS encoding MarR family winged helix-turn-helix transcriptional regulator; this translates as MTNSFDVSDYQRYAQAARLVARTHIKLVEALDAELAAFDISTAQYAVMAALVAGRAHTAAQICHELSYDSGAMTRMLDRLAHKDLLLRKRSLDDRRTVLVELTAHGQALYPAMLARTNLVLRQFFTRYEGDELETLAALLQKTAIS
- a CDS encoding methionine ABC transporter permease, yielding MDFSHIDWEDIAQATLDTLTMTGVSLALTVALGLPLGVLLFLTGKKQLLEQRGIYALLSLLVNVLRSVPFIILLIVLIPLTVFLVGTSLGVAGTIPPLVIGTTPFFARLVENVLREVDRGIIEACQAMGAKTYQIIIHALLPEALPGLLAAVTVTAIALVSYAAMSGVIGGGGLGDLALRYGYQRFQTDVMVVTVAILILLVQLLQFFGDRLVLRFTRK
- a CDS encoding MetQ/NlpA family ABC transporter substrate-binding protein, which encodes MTCSLQTRFTHLVAAGALALIATSAAAIDTLTIAATPVPHAEILEFIKPQLAKQGVDLKIKVFTDYIQPAVQVNEKHLDGNFFLHQPYLNEFKKSHPDDLEVVIAKVHVEPFAAYSSKYKTIAELPDGATVAIPNDPSNSGRALLLLAKNGLLKLKDPSNISATKKDIIDNPKHLKFKELEAATLPRILNQVDLALINTNYAIEAKLNPVKDSLLIEDANSPYANLLVAREDNKNSPAFKKLAAALNSPEVKKFIQEKYKGAVVPAF